One genomic region from Diachasmimorpha longicaudata isolate KC_UGA_2023 chromosome 18, iyDiaLong2, whole genome shotgun sequence encodes:
- the LOC135170737 gene encoding zygotic gap protein knirps-like isoform X2 — translation MNQQCKVCGEPAAGFHFGAFTCEGCKSFFGRTYNNLGSISECKNGGVCVINKKNRTACKACRLRKCLMVGMSKSGSRYGRRSNWFKIHCLLQEQTNGSQGGSPSGFGAGFLPGFLPPSHSSPSVFKDKDRASPSQEDLALQSHLLHVAMLKQERERGNKSPHPDDVALQNQLRLLAWQKERERERSGHQQQHQPGTPPRDSTPPPFSYKHPTTSPMFPVNFAPEKMITLPSSPPEVFRPFLPVYNGRTADTPSDSGASSPDGNDHDESRSNSALSFFKVASPTLSEREYPPRKINATVTLTTGYHPHHSLGLIYPPPGLVTPAASQHSPRGGDLLLVSPSPGGLAVEQDEPIDLSIRSTRSSPRPSRSPVQNTETRTESRDNVTEETTAKSKPLDLTCGVKRPAELPLSL, via the coding sequence TCATTTTTCGGTAGGACCTACAACAACCTCGGGAGTATATCAGAATGCAAGAACGGCGGTGTATGTGTCATCAACAAGAAGAACCGGACGGCATGTAAAGCCTGCAGATTACGCAAATGCCTGATGGTTGGCATGTCAAAGTCGGGCTCACGGTACGGTAGACGATCAAATTGGTTCAAGATTCACTGTCTTCTTCAGGAACAAACCAATGGCAGTCAGGGTGGCAGCCCCTCCGGTTTTGGTGCTGGCTTTCTTCCCGGTTTTCTTCCGCCATCTCACTCATCGCCGAGTGTCTTCAAAGACAAAGATCGTGCATCACCGAGTCAGGAAGATCTAGCACTACAATCACACTTGCTTCACGTTGCAATGCTGAAACAGGAGCGCGAACGAGGCAATAAGTCACCACATCCAGACGATGTTGCACTGCAAAATCAGCTGAGGTTACTGGCATGGCAGAAGGAGCGCGAACGGGAAAGATCCGGTCACCAACAACAACATCAACCTGGCACCCCACCGAGAGACAGTACACCACCGCCATTCAGCTACAAGCACCCAACGACCTCACCAATGTTTCCCGTGAACTTTGCACCCGAGAAAATGATTACTCTACCATCAAGTCCACCAGAGGTCTTCCGGCCGTTTCTACCTGTGTACAATGGTAGAACAGCGGATACACCCAGTGATTCTGGTGCATCATCACCAGATGGTAATGATCACGATGAGTCCCGAAGTAATTCAGCACTGAGTTTCTTCAAGGTAGCATCACCAACACTGTCAGAACGTGAATATCCACCGAGGAAGATCAATGCCACTGTCACATTGACAACTGGGTATCATCCGCATCACAGTCTTGGGTTGATTTATCCACCACCTGGTCTTGTCACACCAGCAGCATCACAACACTCACCCCGTGGTGGTGATCTCCTACTCGTCAGCCCAAGTCCTGGTGGTCTGGCTGTCGAACAGGACGAGCCCATCGACCTCAGCATCAGGTCGACCAGAAGTTCACCGAGACCTAGTAGAAGTCCAGTTCAGAATACGGAAACGCGAACTGAGAGCAGGGACAACGTCACCGAGGAGACAACAGCCAAAAGTAAACCTCTTGATCTTACTTGTGGTGTCAAGAGGCCAGCGGAACTACCACTATCACTGTGA
- the LOC135170737 gene encoding zygotic gap protein knirps-like isoform X1, with product MFKVGGPVKVYHLRTLKMNQQCKVCGEPAAGFHFGAFTCEGCKSFFGRTYNNLGSISECKNGGVCVINKKNRTACKACRLRKCLMVGMSKSGSRYGRRSNWFKIHCLLQEQTNGSQGGSPSGFGAGFLPGFLPPSHSSPSVFKDKDRASPSQEDLALQSHLLHVAMLKQERERGNKSPHPDDVALQNQLRLLAWQKERERERSGHQQQHQPGTPPRDSTPPPFSYKHPTTSPMFPVNFAPEKMITLPSSPPEVFRPFLPVYNGRTADTPSDSGASSPDGNDHDESRSNSALSFFKVASPTLSEREYPPRKINATVTLTTGYHPHHSLGLIYPPPGLVTPAASQHSPRGGDLLLVSPSPGGLAVEQDEPIDLSIRSTRSSPRPSRSPVQNTETRTESRDNVTEETTAKSKPLDLTCGVKRPAELPLSL from the coding sequence TCATTTTTCGGTAGGACCTACAACAACCTCGGGAGTATATCAGAATGCAAGAACGGCGGTGTATGTGTCATCAACAAGAAGAACCGGACGGCATGTAAAGCCTGCAGATTACGCAAATGCCTGATGGTTGGCATGTCAAAGTCGGGCTCACGGTACGGTAGACGATCAAATTGGTTCAAGATTCACTGTCTTCTTCAGGAACAAACCAATGGCAGTCAGGGTGGCAGCCCCTCCGGTTTTGGTGCTGGCTTTCTTCCCGGTTTTCTTCCGCCATCTCACTCATCGCCGAGTGTCTTCAAAGACAAAGATCGTGCATCACCGAGTCAGGAAGATCTAGCACTACAATCACACTTGCTTCACGTTGCAATGCTGAAACAGGAGCGCGAACGAGGCAATAAGTCACCACATCCAGACGATGTTGCACTGCAAAATCAGCTGAGGTTACTGGCATGGCAGAAGGAGCGCGAACGGGAAAGATCCGGTCACCAACAACAACATCAACCTGGCACCCCACCGAGAGACAGTACACCACCGCCATTCAGCTACAAGCACCCAACGACCTCACCAATGTTTCCCGTGAACTTTGCACCCGAGAAAATGATTACTCTACCATCAAGTCCACCAGAGGTCTTCCGGCCGTTTCTACCTGTGTACAATGGTAGAACAGCGGATACACCCAGTGATTCTGGTGCATCATCACCAGATGGTAATGATCACGATGAGTCCCGAAGTAATTCAGCACTGAGTTTCTTCAAGGTAGCATCACCAACACTGTCAGAACGTGAATATCCACCGAGGAAGATCAATGCCACTGTCACATTGACAACTGGGTATCATCCGCATCACAGTCTTGGGTTGATTTATCCACCACCTGGTCTTGTCACACCAGCAGCATCACAACACTCACCCCGTGGTGGTGATCTCCTACTCGTCAGCCCAAGTCCTGGTGGTCTGGCTGTCGAACAGGACGAGCCCATCGACCTCAGCATCAGGTCGACCAGAAGTTCACCGAGACCTAGTAGAAGTCCAGTTCAGAATACGGAAACGCGAACTGAGAGCAGGGACAACGTCACCGAGGAGACAACAGCCAAAAGTAAACCTCTTGATCTTACTTGTGGTGTCAAGAGGCCAGCGGAACTACCACTATCACTGTGA